The DNA segment GCGTGCTGCCGGTGTACTCGGTGCGGAACAGCCCCCGCTCCTGGAGGATCGGCACCACCCGGTCCACGAACCGCTCCAGGCCGGACGGCAGCACGGCCGGCATGATGTTGAAGCCGTCCGCGGCCCCGCTGCCGTACCAGTGCTCGATGGTGTCGGCGACCTGCTCGGCCGTCCCGGCGAAGGTCCGGTGGCCGCGGCCGCCGCCCAGCCGGCCGATCAGCTGCCGCACGGTGAGCCGCTCGCGGCGGGCCAGCTCCACGATCAGCGTGTAGCGGCTCTTCGCGCCCTCGATCTCGTCCTCGGCGGGCAGGCCCTCGGGCAGCTCCTCGTCGAGCGCGAGGGCCTCCGGGGCCAGCCTGAGCGTCGCGGCGAGCTGCCGCTTGGCGTACTCCGGCACGATCAGCCGGTCCAACTCGGCGTCCAGCTCCAGCGCCTCGGCCTCGGTGTCCCCGAGCACCGGCACGACACCGGGCAGGATCCTGAGGCCGTCCGGACTGCGCCCGATCAGCTCGGCGCGCCGCTTCACGTCCTTGTAGAACGCGATGCCCTCCTCCAGCGTCTGCTGCGCCGTGAACACCGCCTCCGCGTAGCGCGCCGCGAAGTCCTTGCCGTCCTCGCTCGACCCGGCCTGCACGAGCAGCGGGTAGCCCTGCGGGGCGCGCCGCACGTTCAGCGGTCCGTCCACCCGGAAGAACTCGCCCCGGTGGCCGATCCGGCGCACCCGGTCCCTCCTGGCGTGCACCCCCGCCTCCTTGTCGGCGACCACGGCGTCGTCCGCCCAGCTGTCCCAGAGCTTGGTGGAGACCTCGACGAACTCGGCGGCGCGCCGGTAGCGGTCGTGGTGAAGCGGGGTGTCGTCCAGGCCGAAGTTGCGGGCCGCGTCGGCGCCCGCGGTGGTGACGATGTTCCAGCCCGCCCGGCCGCCGGAGACATGGTCGAGCGAGGCGAACCTGCGCGCGAGGTTGTACGGATCGTTGTAGCTGGTGGAGGCGGTGGCGATCAGGCCGATCCGGCTGGTGGCGCCGGCCAGCGCGGTGAGCAGCAGGGTGGGTTCGAGACGGCTGGAGGGACGGCGCCCCGGGTCGCCGTGCAGGACCGGGCTGTCCGCGAGGAACACCGAGTCCAGCTTGCCGCGCTCGGCGGTGCGCGCCAGGTGTCTGTAGTGCTCTACGTCCTCCCCGGGGCGCGCGTCGCTCTCCGGCAGCCGCCAGGCCGCCTCGTGATGGCCCAGGGACATCAGGAACGCGTTGAGGTGCATCGGCGGGCGGTCAGTCCTGCGGGCCATGCGGGGTCCTCTCCTTGCGAAGCGGGGGAACGGGGCGGTCGGTGGACGCACTGGCCGAAGTGGGGACGCCTGCCGGTGCGGGCGCTCCCGGCACCGGGCCCGCCTCGGGGCGAGCCGTGGCCGGCGGCGGGTCGGCGGCCACCCCGAGGGCCGTGAGCAGCACCTCGCGGTACTCCAGGAACCGGGGATCGCGGCGGGTCCGCGGCGCGGGCAGGTCGACGGTGAGGTCCACCGAGATCCGGCCGTCCTCCAGGACCAGCACCCGGTCGGCGAGCTCCACCGCCTCGTCGACGTCATGGGTGACCAGCAGCACGGCGGGGCGGTGCCGCTCGTACAGCTCGCGCAGCAGGCCGTGCATCCTGATCCGGGTCAGCGCGTCCAGCGCGCCGAACGGCTCGTCGGCGAGCAGGAGTTCCGGGTCGCGGACCAGGGCCCGGGCGAGCGCGGCGCGCTGCTGCTCGCCGCCGGACAGCTCATGCGGCCAGGCCTCCTCGCGGCCGCCCAGGCCCACCTCGGCCAGCGCCTCGCTGCCCCGGGCCCGGGCGCCCCGCCCCGGCACGCCGAGGATGACGTTGTCCAGCACCCGCAGCCACGGCAGCAGCCGGGAGTCCTGGAACGAGAGCGAGATCCGCTCGGGTACCAGCAGCTCGCCGGAGCCCGCCACCCGGTGGTCCAGGCCCGCGACGGCCCGCAGCAGCGTGGACTTCCCGGAGCCGCTGCGGCCCAGCAGGGCGATGAACTCGCCGGGCGCCAGGCTGAGGTCGAGCTCCTTGAGCACCGTCCGGTCGCCGAACCGCCGCACCAGCCGCGTGGCGCGGACCGCCGGCGCCCGCTCCGGGGCGCGGGGGCCGTCGAGGGCCCCGTTCAGCCGTCCCGGCACCCCGGCGGGGGCCGCGGTCCCGGTCAGCTCGCCAGCGTGCGCCGCCATGCCAGCACCTTCCCCTCGATCGCGCGTACCAGGGCGTCCGAGAGGAACCCGAAGACGCCGTAGACCACGAGACCGACGATGATCACATCTGTCTGGGCGTACTGCTGGGCCTGGAACATCATGTAGCCGATGCCGCTGGTCGCGTTGATCTGCTCGACCACGATCAGGCCCAGCCAGGACGAGGTCACCGCGAGCCGCAGCCCCACGAAGAACCCGGGCAGGGATCCCGGCACGACGACCTTGCGCAGGAACTGCCACCTGCTCAGCTCCAGCGACTCCGCCAGCTCCACATGGCGGCTGTCGATGCCCGTCAGCGAGGCGTACGTGTTGATGTACATGTTGACCGCCACACCGAGGGCGATGACGGTGATCTTCATCTGCTCGCCGATGCCGAGCCAGAGGATGAGCAGCGGCAGCATCGCCAGGGCCGGGATGGCCCGCTTGATCTGGAGGGGCCCGTCGACGAGGTACTCGCCGAGCCGGCTGAGCCCGGCCACCACGGCCAGCACCACCCCGGCACCCACGCCGAACAGCAGCCCGAGCCCGGCGCGTTGCAGCGAGATCAGGGCGCTGTCCTGGAGGCGGCCGTCCGCGACGAGGTCCCGGGCGGTGCCCAGCACCGCACCCGGCCCCGACAGGATCCGCGGGTCGAGCACGCCGAGGGCCGACGCTCCCCACCAGGCGGCGACCAGCAGCACGGGCCCGAGCAGCCGGCCGAACGGTATCCGCCGGCCCGGCCCGAGCCGGCGGCGTACCCGGCGGGCCACGGGGCGGTCCGCCGGTGCGGGGCCCGTGTCGGGCGCGGTGGTGGCGGCCTTCGGGACGCGGACGTCCGACAGCGTGCCGCTCATCGTGCCTCCCGGTACGCGGCCGGAACGGCACGGGCCGCGAGGCCCTCGAAACGGCGGTCGAAGAGCGGCGTGACGTCCAGCTTCCGGACGAACCCGCCCGCGGCCATCAGGTCCGCCGTCTGCTGCTCCCAGGCCAGGGCCCTGTCCCAGCTCTGAGGGAACGAGGGCCGCGCGAGGGAGTCCACGATGCGTGCGCCGTCCGCCCTGGTGACGCCCTGGTCCCTGACGTAGTACCGGTCGATCCAGGTGCCGGCGTGCTGCCACGCCCACACCTGTCCCTGCGCCCACAGCGGCACGAACTGCCGTATCGCCGCGAGCCTGGCGGGGTCGTCCAGCACCTCCTCGGGCGCCCAGAGCACCGTGAGCAGGTCCACCACGTCCGTCTTCACCGCCCGGGCGCCGTCCTTGGAGTACTGGTCGAGGTATTTGGTCAGGGTGGGCTCGCTGAGCGGTGCGACGTCGACCTGGCCGGACTGCAACGCCGTCAGGAACTGCGTGCTGGGCAGCGGCACCAGTTCCGCGTCGTCGTACGACAGGCCCGCCTCCTTGAGCGCGCGCAGGACGACCACGCCCTGTGCCTGTCCCTGCGAGAACGCGATCTTCCTGCCGCGGAAGTCCTCGGCGCTCCTGATGGCCGAGCCGGCCGCCGTGGCGAACACGTAGACGGGGATGTTGCGGACCTGGACGGCGACGATCCTGGCCCGCACCCCGATGGCGGCCGCCTGGATCGGCGGGATGCCGGCGTTGGAGGCCAGGTCGATGGAGCGGGCGCGGAACCCTTGGATGATGTCCGGGCCGGCGTTGAGGTTGGGCCACTGGGAGACGGTGAATCCGAGCTTCCGGTCGAGTCCGGACGCCGCGAGCTGGAGCTGGGTGGGGTGGATGGCGATGGAGAGCCTGGTACCGCGGGCCGGGGCGGCGGTCGGCAGGGCGCCGGTGGGTGCGGGCCGGGCAGCGGCACTGGAGGGGGCGACGCAACCGGTGGTGCCGAGGCCGAGGACGGCGCCGCCGGCCAGTGCGAGGAAGCCCCTGCGGCCGGTCGTGTCAGGCGTGGTGGGGAAGGGCATGGCCGAGGTCCGTTCGGGTTCGGAGCGGGTGGTAGGCGCCGTCGTGGAAGAGGAGGGGGTCCCGGCCGGTGTCGACCCAGGCGTCCACGACACGGGCGACGACGAGGTGGTGGTCGCCGGCCGGCACGAGTTGCTCGATGCCGAGCCGCAGCCACCCCGCGACCCCGTCGAGCAGGGGCTCGCCGGTGGCGAGGGGCCGCCACTTGGTCGGGGCGGCGAACCGGTCGGCGCCGTGGGTGGCGAACCGGCGGGCCAGCGCCTCCTGTCCGGCGTCCAGGAAGTGCACGACGGCCGTCCGCGCGGCCTCGACGTGCGGCCAGGAGGACGAGGTGCCCGCGATCGCGAAGGACACCAGCGGCGGGTTGAGCGAGACCGAGGTGAGCGAGGTGGCGGTGAACCCCGCGGGCCCCCGGCCGGCATCCACCGTGACCACCACGACACCCCCGGGGTGGCGGCGGAACACCTGCTTGAAACGGTCCTGGGCGATGCCGGGCGGGGGCCCCGGCGAGACGGCGGAAACGGTCAAGGAACTCTCCTGGTCGGCGAACTCTCCCGGTCGGCGGGGGAAGGCGGGCATGGGGAAGTGGGCGGCGGGACTCCGGCCGGGTGGCGCACGGGTCTCCGCCGCCGTGAGACGGCTCGGGTGTCGTCGGAAAAGGGCACCGGTCATCTAGGAATGACCGCGCGACGGCGCGGAGAAGCGCCTTCGCGGGGCTGCTGACACATGCCGGAAAAGCCGCCGTCACATATGCGGGAAACGGTCGGCGAGAGAATCCGGGATAGGGGCGCGCGGTAGGGGTGCGGCACGCGGTCGCGAGAGAGTTCCCCGGCATTCCGGCGGCACGGTGGAAAGCCGGGAACCGCGGCGGGAAGCCTGAACGAGCTGCCAGATCACCTGGACAGACGGGGTGAGCCCCGTTCCGGGCAGGAAGCGCCCCGGTGCAGGCAGGAGGTCAGATCCCCTGCGCGCGACAACAACAGGAACAGCGGAAGGAAATCCGCGCGTGCGCAGCCAGGGGGCCGTGCGGCGCCTCGGAGGGCGCGTACGGGAGAATCCGCTGCGAAGTCGTCATGTACCCATCGTCGGGTTCACGGCGCGCGCCGTCAACATAATGCATCTCTGAATTAAGAGATGGTGCTTCGATGGTCCTTCACCGCCCCGGCGGGAGCCGTACCGGGACGTGGGGCGCGGGCCCCCGGCCGTCTCCGATGTCCCGGTGACGGCCGGTCAGGGAGCAGGAACCCTGGGGCCCTGCGTGCTAGTCGACGGGCGGCGGCGCGCTCTCCGCGGCGGCCAGGGGCAGGGCCGGACCGGTCACCGGTGCCGTGCGGTGCGCACGGTGCATCAGCAGGAACAGCAGCAGCGCGCCCAGTTCCAGGGCCCCGGCGAGGAACGGCAGCGCGGCACCCGCCTGGTACAGCGCCGTCGCCGCGAGCGGGCCGAGGACGGTGGTGACGGCGTTCGCGGAGGCCGCGAGGCCCGCCACGCCGCCCTGCTCGGACGGGCCCACGCTCAGGCTGAGGGCGGAGTTGTACCCCGGGATGGCCAGGCTGTGCCCGGTGCCCGAGAGCACCACCGCGGCCAGGAACACCGGCAGCGAGTCGGCCACGCAGATCACCGCGAAGGCCACTGCGGTCAGCGGGACGCCCACCCGCATCAGCCGCAGGGGCTGCCAGCGCAACCGCGGGATGAGCAGGCCCTGGACGAGGAGCATCGGCAGGCCGCCCGCGAGCAGCGTCATGCCGGCCAGCTCGACGGTCCGCTGCGAGGTCAGCTCCAGCCGGTCCTGGAGCAGGAAGCCGATGCTGGTCTGGAGCACGCTCGTGGAGAGGTAGATGCCGACGCCGGCCACCAGGTGCGGCCAGATCCGCGCGTCCAGCGGGCTCAGCCGCGCGGCCGTGCGCCGTGCGGTGCCGCGGCTCTGCTCCGCGGGCAGCCAGATCCACACCGCCACGGCCACCAGCGCGATCAGCACCGGCGCGCTGAGCAGGGCCGGCATCGCCCCGAGGTCGCCCAGGAGGCCGCCGAGACCCGGTCCGAGGACCAGGGCCAGACCGAGGGCCGCGCCGACCCGGGCGATGCCCTTGACCCGTTCGCCGCCCTCGGCGGTCACGTCCGCGACGTACGCCTGGGCGGCGACGGGCACCGCCGCCAGCGAACCGCCGAAGAGCAGCCCGCGGGTGACCATGAGCAGCGTGAACACCACCAGGGCCGAGACCGCGCCGGTCAGGCCCAGGCGCACGCACAGCGCGAAGGCGGCCAGGCCCGCCGCGGCCCCGAACAGGCCGCCCAGCAGCAGCCGTTTGCGGCCCCACACGTCCGCCCGGCGCCCCCACAGGGGGCTGACCAGTGCCACGACGGCCGCCGACACGCTCATCACCATGCCGTACTGGAACTCGCTCAGCGACAGCTCACGCGCCAGGGGCGGCAGGATGGGCGTGAGGATCTGCTGTCCGGTGTAGGCGCCGAACACGGCCAGGTAGATCAGCAGGGTGCCGCGTCCGGCCCCGGGCGTGCTCACCATCGTCGTCTCCCTCGTCGAGGCGGGGGCCGAGAACTTCATACCGCACGCCTCACAGTCCGCGCGGCCGACGGCGGATTTCGCCCACCGCGCTCGCGAAGTCCTGGGCGACCCTGATCAGTTCCGGCTCCGCGCCCGGGGTGCCGAGCCGCTGCACCGCGACCGGCGCCGCGGCCTTCGCGGACAGCGCGGCGGGGAAGGTGATCGCGGGCAGGCCGGCGAAGCTGGCCACTGGTGTGAAGCCGATCTCGCGTTCGTAGGCGGGGTCGTCGGCGTCGGGGATGGTGGAGGCGGCGGCCGGTGCCGTGCTCCGTACGCGCGGCACCGCCGGGTCCAGCGGCAGCAGCCAGACGTCGACCTCCCGCTGCGCGAAGAGGCCGGCGGCGCCCGACCTGATCCGCGCCATGCGGTCGCGGACGCGCCGGTAGGTCTCGTCGTCGACCTTCGCGCCGGTGTCCAGCGCGGCCCGGGTGGACTCCATCAGGTCGTCGGCGAGGTGGGAGCGCCACCGCAGGTAGCCGTCGTAGGCGTCCCGCGCGCACAGCGTCCATCCGTCGCCGCGGCAGTCCCAGAGCTCGCCCAGGTCGCTGTGGACGGTGTGGTGGCCGATGCCCCGCAGCGCCTCGGCGGTGGACTCCAGCACCCCCGCGACCTCGTCGTCGAGCACGCCGGGACGGGCCAGCTCACGCGGGATGCCGACGCGCAACGGCCGGCTGGGCACGGTGTCCCCGAGGCCCATCCGCCGCCAGGCGAAGGACAGGTCGTCGGCGGTGCGCCCGACCCAGCCCGCAGCGTCCATCGGCGGCGACAGCGGGAAGATGCCCGGCAGGTGCGCGGGGTCGTGGGTGGTGCGCAGGCCGACGACACCGCACCGGCCCGCGGGCCAGCGCACCGAGCCCAGCACGTCGGTGCCCAGCGAGACGTCGCAGATGTGGGCCGCCACGGCCACCGCGGAGCCGGTGCTGGATCCTGCCGGGTCGATGTCCGGGAAGAACGGGTTGACGCAGCCGGAGCCCACGCCGATGTTCAGCTCCGTGGTGGCCACTTTGGCGTTCACCCGCGCGCCCGTCAGGCGGGCGAGGACGGCCGCCGACTCGCGGGGAAGGTGCCGGTGGTGGCGCAGTCCCAGGCGGGTCGCGAACCCGGTGACGTCGATGGTGTCCTTCACCCCCAGCCTCAGCAGGTCGCCGGGGCCCGGCTCGTGCAGTTCCGCACAGGCCCGGTAGAGGGCGTCGGCGCGGGGCTGCCACGCGGCGGCGGCCGTGCGCACCTCGTCCGGGGAGAGGTCGCCGGCCTCGAACAGCCGGTGCCGCTCGGCCAGCGGCAGCGCGAGCACCTCCGGGGGCTCCGGCAGGCCGGCGTCGGAGGCGGCGTCGGGACCGTGGCCGGTGGCCGCGTCGCCGTGGGGCACGGCGCCGTCGAGCCGCCGGACGAACTCCTCCACGGCCTGGTCGGTCCCCGGCAGGGGCGTGTGCTGCATGGGTGGCATCCCGTTCCTCGTCATGCGGGTGTGCGGTGGGCGGGTGGACGGATGGGGGCCGGGCGGCCGGAGCGGGCTCATGCCAGGTCGTAGAAGCCCTCACCGTCGAGGAACCGCAGGGTGGTGTAGTCCCGCAGGACGGTCTCCTCGATCTCGTGGCAGAGGTTGACGATCATCGGGTAGGTGAAGTCGTCGACGGTGGGCAGCACCTGCCCGCCGGGCTCGACGAGCGTCCGCACGTCCAGCACGCTCTCCAGCCCGCGCACCGCGTCCAGATGGGGGTAGGACCTGAGGGTGCCCTTCAGCGGCGAGATCATCGCCACGGAGACGAAGTGCTTCTGGATCCGGTAGTCGGTCTCGCAGCGCTCGTGGAAGCGCTGGGGCGCCACGTAGGCGTCCACCACCCAGTCGATCTGCGACTCCCCGAGGCCGAGCCGGGCGTAGTACGGGATGTCCCCGCCGGGGATGCGGGCTCCCATCTCCACGAGGCAGGGCCCCTCCGGGGTCAGCTTCACCTCCAGGTGCCCGAGGCCGTGCCGGATCCCGAGGGCGCCCAGGACCTCCTCCGCGTAGTCGCCCAGCGGCCCGCCCTCCGGGGAGCGGCGGGGCAGCAGCCGGATGGAGTCGCACAGGTCGAGCACGCCGTTGGCGGTCAGACGGGTGGTCTTCCAGATGTCGGTGAGGTGGTGGCGGCCGTCACGGCTCACCGTGTTGACCACGTACTCCCCGCCGTACAGGTACTCCTGGGCCACCACGCCCTCGTTGCGGAACTCGAAGAAGCTGTCGGCGGCGCTCAGGGAGCGGTAGGCGGCGACCGACTGGTGGGGGGTGCCGCAGAAGCGGATGCCGTCGCCGCCGGCCGAGCGGATCGGCTTGGCCACCACGCGGCGGCCGAGGCGCTCGTGCCAGGCGCGCAGCTCGTCCTCGTCGGTGACGAGGATCTGCCGCGCCCCCCGCACTCCGGCCTCCTTGAGGGTCTCCACCATGGTGAACTTGTCGCGGCGGGCGGCGCTGAGATCCGTGCCGTTGTTGGGCAGGCCCAGGGCTTCGGCGAGCCGGTCGGCGAACTCCACGCCCCGCTCGCCGCCGGGCAGCACCGCCGCGGGCCGGTAGCCGGCCACCGCCTCCAGGGTCCCGGCGAAGTCCCCGGTGTGGGTGATGTTGTCGACGTAGTCGTCCAGGCTGAACGACGCCCGGTACGCCTCGGGGATTCCGGCGATGGTCTCCACCCGGACGCAGTCGTAGCCGGCCTTCCTGAACTGCTGGGCTACGCGGTTGAACGGGGAGAAGGGGTCGACGATGACGACGTGGCCTTTGCGTGACATGACGGTTGTCTCCTGGGCGGTGAGGGTGGCTCGGCGGTCGGCGGGTCGGGCGGTGCCGGGTGATCAGGTCGTGGCGGCGAGTTCCGGCGCGCTGGCGGCCAGCGACCGGGCGCCCACCCGGAAGGCGGCCGCGGTGGCCGCCAGCGCCTGCTCGACGGCGTCGGAGTTCGGACCGCGGAAGCGGAACCTGCCGCCCACGTGCTCGTAGTACGCGTCGGCGGCGGGCAGCACCTCGCCGGGTTCGAGCAGCACCTCCGCGTACGGGCCGGGGTCGCGGCCGGTCATCGGGGTGATGCTGGTGATCCGGCACGGCCGGCTGTCCGGGGCCGGCACCAGCAGCCAGCCGCCCCGCTCGGAGCCCGGGGACCCCGGCACGAGCGGGCCCGCGCCGCCCCGGTCGGTGACGCCGGCGACGGGCAGGCCCGCCTGGAGGTTGAACGCGGCGTGCATGAGGTCGTAGCCGTGCAGCTCGCGCCAGATGAAGGGGATCTCGGCGCCGCCGACCCGGGCGCCGACCTCCAGGAACCAGCACGTGCCGGCGGCGGCGCCGACGAAGACTTCCAGATGGAAGGGGACGGGCCGGTCCGTGAGCGCGGCGAGGAACCGCCGGGCATGGCTGCCGATGGCGTCCAGCAGCGCGGGGTCGTCCTCCTCGACGGAGCCGAGGAACGTGCCGGACCGGAACCCGAGGCAGGTGTTCACGTAGCGCGAGGCCCGCCAGCAGGTCAGGGCGCCACCGTCGAAGATCCCGTCCACATGGTAGATCGGCGCGTGGTTGCACTCCTGGACGAGCATCGGCCCCGTGAAGTCGACTCCGTGCAGGTCCTCGGGTCCGTGCAGCATGTGCACGCCGGCGCTGGAGCTGCCGATGCGGGGCTTGACGACGACGGGCCAGCCCACCCGTGCCGCGAAGGCCGTGACGGCGGCGGCGTCGGGCGCGGCCGCCGCGGGTGGCACCGGCAGGTCGGCCGCGGCGATCAGGGACGTCATCACCAGCTTGTCGCGGAACCTGATCAGGTCCTCGGGACGGTCTCCCGGGCAGTCGAACAGCGCGCGCAGTTCGGCGGCGACCAGCAGGTCGTCCTCCTTGAGGGCGACGATGCGCTGCGGCGCGCCGTGCCGGGCGGCGAGCAGCCGCACGGCGGCCGTCACCTCGTCCAGGTCGTCGGTGCGCGAGACGGTCACCGGGTCCGTCGCCCCCGGCGGTATCGCCGCGTGCGCGATGCCGGTGGCCACGTAGGTGACCCGGTGCGCGGTGTGGTCCGGGTAGCGCCCGTACTCGGCGTAGCGCTCCTGCCAGCGGGTGATCACCACGATGTGCGGTCGGCTTGAGGCGGTCACGATGCGGTGTCCTTTCCCGGCAGGGCGGCCGGTCGGGCCGTCCGGGATGCCGCCGGTACGTCCGGTACGGCCTCCGAGGTGGTTCGCGGCAGGCAGGCGAGGGCGGCCTCGAGGAGGCTCTCGGCCTGTGCCGTGGTCAGGCGGGGATCGCAGGTGCTGGCGTAGCGCGGCAGCGCCAGCGGGTCCCGCAGCGCCCGGTGGTCGTCGACGCATTCGGTGACGTCGTCGGGGGTCATCTCCAGGTGCAGGCCGCCGGGTACGGCGCCGCCGGCGCGCAGCACGGCGAAGAACCGCTCCACCTCGGCACGCATGTCGGCCATCACCCGGGTCTTGAGGCCGCTCGCGTGGCGCACCGTGTTGCCGTGCATCGGGTCGCACGGCCACACCAGGCGCCCCGCGTAGGGGGCTGCCGCGGCCACGAGCGCGGGCAGGTGCCGCAGTCCGGTCCGCGCCCATCCGGCTGATCAGGACCAGCCGGCCGGCCGGGGCGTTCGCGGCCAGCCGCTCGCACAGCTCGCCCACGTCGTCGGGCTCGGTGGTGGGCCCGAGTTTCACCCCGACCGGGTTGGTCACCGACTCGGCGAACCGCAGGTGGGCGCCCTCGCGTTGCCGGGTGCGCTCACCGATCCACAGCAGGTGGGCGGAGGAGCCGTACCAGTCCTGGCCCTCACGGCGCCGCAGGGGCTGCTCGAAGTCGAGCAGCAGGGCCTCGTGACTGGTGTACAGGCACGTGCCGGGTTCCGAGTTCGCGCCGGGGGCGGTGGAGGGCAGGCGGCCGTCGAGGAGGAGCGCGTCGAGGCACCGGGCGGCGTGGTCGTAGGCGGAGCGCAGCCGCCGCGGGTCGGGGCGGCGGGCGGCAGGGTCGGGCTCGGGGGCGTTGACGGCGTCGCCGCGGTACACCGGCAGCTCGGTGCCGTCGGACAGCTTCTCGGTGGGCCCCGAGCGGGGTTTGGCGTACTGCCCCGCGAACCGGCCCATGCGGACGACGGGCCGCCCGGTGCGGCCGGCCACGAGGTCGGCGAGCCGCGCGAGGTGGGCCGCCTTGGCGGTGATGCGCGCCGGGTCCGAGTCGGCGAACGGCTCGGCGCAGTCGCCGCCTTGCAGCACGAAGGCCTCGCCGCGGGCGGCAAGGGCCAGTTCGTCCCGCAGGCGCCGGCAGGACGCCGCGCTCACCAGCGAGGGAAGGGTGGCCAGTTCCTGACGCACCCGGGCCAGCTCGTCGGGGTCGGGCCAGGGCGGCTGCTGGGCCGCGACGGGACTCAGGCCGGGGACCGTGGGGGTCATCCGTGCTCCTCCTGCACGCTGGTGAAGTGCCTTTCGATCAGCCGGGCCGTGGCGTCGACCTCGTCTGCCAGCGGACGGTCGCTCCCCAGAGGGGTCCAGCCGTCCGCGAGCCGCTGCCAGAGCCCTTCGCCGGCGGCGCTGCCGGTGAGGTGGGTGAGTTGCGTGACGGCCAGGAACAGCGAGGCCGTGATCCACCACGCCCGTCGCAGGGCGCCCGCGACCGCGTTGGCGCTGTTGAGGGCCATCGGAACGTGGTCCTGGTTGCCCAGGTTGGTCGGTACTGGGGTCAGCGAGGCGGGGTAGCCGTGCTGGCGGATCGCGCCCAGGTGGGAGGTGGCCGCCAGTTGCACCCCCGCGAACCCGCTGGCCGGGCCCGGGGTGGGCGTCAGCATCGGCGGCTGCCCTCCGTTGTGCGCGGGATCCAGCACCAGGGCGAGTTGCCGTTCCGCCAGGAAGGCGAGCTGGTGCAGACAGAGCAGGTGCTGCTCGGAGGCGAGCGCGACCGGCGCGGCGTGGAAGTTGCCGCCGTGCAGGACCTCGCCGTCCACGAAGACCGGGTTGTCGGTGCAGCCCTCGGCCTCCGCGCCCAGCACACCCCCTGGAACGAGAGCTGGTCCAGTACGGCCCCGACGACCTGGGGCGCGCACCGCAGCGAGTACGGCTCCTGGAGCCGTCGCGCGCCCTGCCCGGCACCGCCCGCGTCAGGGGCCGCACGGATGAGGGCCGCCGCCCGGCGCTGGCCGGCCTGGCGGCGCACGGCCGACAGCCGGTCGTCGTAGGGTTCGGGGGAGGCGCCCAGCAGTGCGGTCAGCCGCCCCGTGCCCTCCGCGACGGCGCTGGCGAGTGCCGCGAGACCGGCGTGGTTGTGCAGGGCGCGCGCCAGGCAGGCGCTGGTGCCGTTGACGAAGGCCAGGGCCGAGCGGGCGTCCCACTCCACGGGTGCGGTGCCATGGCGCCGCAGCCAGTCGGCGGACGGCTCCTGGTGCCACGTGCCGTCGGTGTCCCGCCGCCAGGCCTGTCCGCGGCCGGCGGCCGCCTGGGCAGCGTGGGCGAGCGGCACCAGGTCACCGCTGGCGCTGAGGCTCCCGTCCTGCGGCACGACCGGTGTGAAGCCGGCGTTCCACTGCTCTGCCAGCGCCTGCCACACCTCCGGCGCCGCCGCGGAGTGCCCGAGGGCCATGCCGTGCAGCCGCAGCCAGACCATGGTGCGCGCCACCTGCGGCGGCAGTGCCGGCCCCTGACCGCTGGTGAGGTGGTCCAGCAGGCCGGCGGCCTGCCTGCCGGAGTCGGTGGCGGCGGTGTGCTCCACGAGCGGGCCGAAGCCCTGCGTGAGGCCGTACACGGGCCCCGGGCGGCGAGCGCGCCGAGGCCCTGCCGGCTCTCCGCCATCCTCCGCCGGGCGGGCTCCTCCAGGGCGAGGGTGTGCTGCCAGTCGCTGGCGCGCAGAACGTCCCCGACCCGCAGGGGACCCAGCGCGCGAGGCGTGTCCACGGCCGCCGGTGACCGGCGTAACGCATGCGCCTGCCGGCCGGTGTCGAGAGCGGTCATGCGCGCTCACCGTCCGGGCGGTGGGGGTGCCGGCGGTGGGGAGCGCATTGGCGGGCGAGGACCGCGTGCAGGGGGGTCGCCAGGGGCTTGCCCGTCGCGGAGCGCTCGATGCGGTCCACGCGGTGCACGCTCCGCGGCGGCGGGCAGCCCGGCAGCGCGCGGGTGACGGCGGCGCTGACGGCTCTGGCCGGCTGCGGGTCGCCGGTGAGGAAGACGTCGTAGTACTCGCCCCGTACCGCGTCGTCGGTGGGCAGGCAGACGGACTCCGCCCCGGGGAAGCTGCGGTTGAGGACGGCCTCGACGACGTCCAGGTCGCAGCGGA comes from the Streptomyces sp. TS71-3 genome and includes:
- a CDS encoding aromatic amino acid lyase; this encodes MRAPGRRGRTGPALVPGGVLGAEAEGCTDNPVFVDGEVLHGGNFHAAPVALASEQHLLCLHQLAFLAERQLALVLDPAHNGGQPPMLTPTPGPASGFAGVQLAATSHLGAIRQHGYPASLTPVPTNLGNQDHVPMALNSANAVAGALRRAWWITASLFLAVTQLTHLTGSAAGEGLWQRLADGWTPLGSDRPLADEVDATARLIERHFTSVQEEHG